The Balneola vulgaris DSM 17893 DNA window CCAGATTTTTGCGAAGTCGCTACCAATGCCAATCGTGGTATCTGCACGCGAGCGCCTCAAAATGATTCGTAAGCATCCTGAGTGGAGAGAGCAGCTTTGGAAGAACACACTAAAGCTAAGAGAAGGTCTTCAGAAGATCGGATACAATGTACTTCCATCTGAAAGTCCTGTAACACCGGTACTAACTCAAGGAAGTACTGCTTTATGCCAAGACATTATGCGCAAGCTTCGTGAAGAGCATGGCGTGTTTGTGAGCGGTGTTGCTTACCCAGTTGTACCTCGTGGTATCGTACTTATTCGCTTGATTCCAACTGCGGTTCACAACGATGAGCATATCGAAAAAACTTTAGAGGCTTTTGATGCCATTAAAGACTTCGTATTTGCAGCAGCGGCTGAAGTAACTGCTGGTTAATTCAAGTAGCTGACTATATTTTCTAAAGCCTTCCCATTCGGGAGGGCTTTTTTTGTGCTTATGAATAAAATAAGAGCATAAAAAAAGCACCTTTCAGAAAAAGGTGCTTTAAGTTTTTTGAAACCGAATACTGGCTATTATTTGAAGAGTTTTTTAACCCAACCAAATACGCCTTTCGGCTCTTCGCGACCTTCACGTCCGCCTGAAAGCCCATCATAACTTGGACGTGGTAGCGCAAGTTCATCACGCTTACTGCGCTTTTGCTTATGATGCTTATTCGACTTTTTAGATGAAGAATTATCTCGATGTTTGTTATTTCGAGATGACTTTCCTCCTCTTCTATTTCGGTTTTTCGAATGCTTGTCGTTCTTAGAATTATCCTTCTTTTCAGTCGGCTTAGATGACTTCTTCTTTTTCTTCTCAAGAACTTCTTCCGGAAGTTTAATTTCAACGGGTGCGTACCCAACTTCCTTCGTAATTCGATCGATATCTTCACGGTCCATTTTAGACACTAAGGATACCATTTGAGCGGCCTTCTTATTGCCAACTAACTCAGCACGGTACTTATACTCTTCCACTTCGCTAGGGACGTCGTAGTTGATAACCTGAGTTACTTTATCCAGTTCTATATCAGTTGCTGAAATACCACCAACCAATAACACCTTCATTTCACCAGTTACAAACTTCTGAAAACGCTCGTTGTACACTTGTTGGTCAATTCCTTCGTGCACACTCACTACTCCCCAGCTCTTCTTAAGAATAATTCTGAAAAGTCGGTCGGTTGTTCTCTTAGAAGCCGTAAAGATAACGATGCGCTCTTTAGGGCTATTCTCTAGGTGCGACATCAACGTTGAAATCTTCATACGAGGAGGCACATTGATGTATACCTGCTCAAGATCTTTAGACACCGGGGTCGGCTCGTCTTCTTGATCTTCAGGCAGCACTACCTCTACTGAAGCTTCTTTCAATTTTTCTTTGGGCGACTCTTCCGCCTCCTCTTCCTGCTCCTCTTTTTTAGGCTCAGGGTTTAGAACCACTTTCACAGATGCTTTGGTAAGCTTTTCTTCTACCTTAGCTTGATCTAGTTTTGCTGGTTCAACAGCCTTTGGCTCACTTTCTGAGTCAGCTTCTTCCGTTGATTCGGTTGCCTGCTTTTCTTCTTGTTCTGAAGTTTCATTACTAGCATCCGATGTTTCTTGGGTGTCTTCTGTATCAGGCTCTAGAACCACTTCTACTTCTGCTGCTTCAAGCTTTTCTTCCACTGTTTTAGCTACAGATTCTACCACTTCTTCGTCAGATACAACTTCTGCTGTTTTTTCTTCTGAAGTATCTTCGGCAATCGTTTCTTCTTGATTCGACTCACTTCCGTTGGTAGTAGATTCGGTTTCCTTTGGCTCAGGGTTAAGCACTACTTTCACTGATGCTTTAGCTAATTTTTGTTGAACCACTTCAGGATCAATATCAGCTGCTTCAACAGGTGCTTTTTGTTCTTCCTCTAAGTCTTGGAAGCCTATGAGCTCTGGATTTTGCAAGGCTTGCTCAGCTAGTTGCTTAGTTGCACTGTTTAAAGTACCCGAGAAAATAAGAACCTGCGGGGTGCTTTCGATTCGCTCGAAAACAGACTTCACCCGTCCTACTAGGTTAAAGTTCTCCATGGCATGTGCTTCATCAATAATCACACATTCCAAGTTTTCAAACTTTCTGTTTGTTTTCTCCAGTATGTCAACTAATCGGCCCGGATTGGCTACAATCACGGGTGCTCCATCTAAAATTGCTTGCTCTTGGGTAGCTCTGTCGCCTTTCATTGACAGGGATGCGCTACTTACTTGTGCATGATAGCCCATCGCCCAGATCATTTCATCAATGGCTTTAGCTCGCTCTATAGATGGTGTTAAAATTAATATTCGTGTGCCTGTGGCCTCTCCATTCGCGATCAACTTCTGTAAAGCAGGTATCAAAAATGCTGCTTTATCCTCTTCTTCGTTCTTAACAAGCATATGCTTGCCTTGCAATACCTGAGGAATAACTTCATGCTGGAGAGGTGTAGGCTGTTCTAACCGTGTATCGACCAGTCCGCTTAATAAATCCGGACTCAGGTCATATTGTTCAAATGACAATGGTACACCTCTTTTTTGGCTTAATAGTTCAATTTTCAAAGATCAATGTCCGCATCGTTGCAGACCCGCCTAATATACGAAAGTTAATCTCTAAGCTCATATTTCATTTTCAAGGCCTTATTTGCCCTCCTCAGGCATTTCTAAGGGCATATAGTCTCTTTTGAAGATAGGTTCGACTAATGGCTGCTCTTTTTTGATCACCCGGCCGTAGCCAAATACTAAAAGTATGATTATAAGCATGCCCACTAAGCCTATAATGCCTGCTTCAGGGCCAAAACTGCCGCCAGTCCATAAATCGGGCCCTACTTCTTCAACTTGTATCAA harbors:
- a CDS encoding DEAD/DEAH box helicase translates to MKIELLSQKRGVPLSFEQYDLSPDLLSGLVDTRLEQPTPLQHEVIPQVLQGKHMLVKNEEEDKAAFLIPALQKLIANGEATGTRILILTPSIERAKAIDEMIWAMGYHAQVSSASLSMKGDRATQEQAILDGAPVIVANPGRLVDILEKTNRKFENLECVIIDEAHAMENFNLVGRVKSVFERIESTPQVLIFSGTLNSATKQLAEQALQNPELIGFQDLEEEQKAPVEAADIDPEVVQQKLAKASVKVVLNPEPKETESTTNGSESNQEETIAEDTSEEKTAEVVSDEEVVESVAKTVEEKLEAAEVEVVLEPDTEDTQETSDASNETSEQEEKQATESTEEADSESEPKAVEPAKLDQAKVEEKLTKASVKVVLNPEPKKEEQEEEAEESPKEKLKEASVEVVLPEDQEDEPTPVSKDLEQVYINVPPRMKISTLMSHLENSPKERIVIFTASKRTTDRLFRIILKKSWGVVSVHEGIDQQVYNERFQKFVTGEMKVLLVGGISATDIELDKVTQVINYDVPSEVEEYKYRAELVGNKKAAQMVSLVSKMDREDIDRITKEVGYAPVEIKLPEEVLEKKKKKSSKPTEKKDNSKNDKHSKNRNRRGGKSSRNNKHRDNSSSKKSNKHHKQKRSKRDELALPRPSYDGLSGGREGREEPKGVFGWVKKLFK